A region of Anticarsia gemmatalis isolate Benzon Research Colony breed Stoneville strain chromosome 10, ilAntGemm2 primary, whole genome shotgun sequence DNA encodes the following proteins:
- the LOC142975892 gene encoding acetyl-CoA acetyltransferase, mitochondrial-like isoform X2 yields MLFLKGSRIIAINMRPTNKLFRAMAAYSSKVSLNEVVIASAVRTPMGSFRGSLAPLSASELGAVAIKGAVERAGIPKEEIKEVYIGNVCSASMGQAPARQAVIFAGLPKSTICTTVNKVCASGMKSIMLAAQGLQTGAHDVILAGGMESMSNVPFYLKRGETSYGGMQLIDGIVFDGLTDVYNKFHMGNCAENTAKKLEISRQQQDDFAISSYKRSAAAYEAKAFADELVPVPVPQKRGAAPVMFSEDEEYKRVNFEKFTKLATVFQRDNGTVTAGNASTLNDGAAAMILMTAEAAQRLGVTPIAKVVGFADGECDPIDFPIAPAVAIPKLLKQTGVKKDDVALWEINEAFSVVAVANQKLLELDSSKVNVHGGAVSLGHPIGMSGARIVVHLCHALKKGEKGVASICNGGGGASSIMIEKL; encoded by the exons ATGTTATTCTTAAAAGGAAGTAGAATAATTGCCATCAATATGCGCCCCACAAATAAG CTTTTTAGAGCGATGGCGGCGTATTCTTCGAAAGTTTCTCTGAACGAGGTGGTTATAGCATCAGCGGTGCGCACCCCCATGGGATCCTTCAGGGGGAGCTTGGCTCCTTTATCAGCATCGGAACTTGGAGCCGTTGCCATCAAAGGAGCAGTCGAAAGAGCCGGCATTCCTAAGGAGGAAATTAAAGAG gTATACATTGGTAATGTTTGCTCAGCCAGTATGGGCCAGGCACCTGCAAGACAAGCTGTAATATTTGCTGGTTTACCAAAAAGCACAATTTGCACAACAGTAAACAAAGTATGTGCTTCAGGCATGAAGTCAATCATGTTAGCTGCACAAGGCTTGCAAACAGGCGCTCACGATGTAATATTAGCTGGAGGAATGGAATCTATGTCAAATGTGCCTTTCTATTTGAAGAGAGGTGAAACTTCTTATGGCGGCATGCAACTGATTGATGGTATTGTATTTGATGGCCTGACTGACGTCTACAACAAATTCCACATGGGTAACTGTGCTGAGAACACCGCAAAGAAATTAGAAATCTCTAGGCAACAGCAAGATGACTTTGCCATATCTAGTTACAAGAGAAGTGCTGCAGCATATGAAGCTAAGGCCTTTGCTGATGAGCTAGTACCAGTCCCTGTACCGCAGAAGAGAGGTGCTGCACCAGTCATGTTCTCTGAGGATGAGGAATACAAGAGAGTGAACTTTGAGAAGTTTACTAAACTAGCTACTGTTTTCCAAAGAGATAATGGCACAGTGACAGCTGGTAATGCCTCAACTTTGAATGACGGTGCTGCTGCCATGATCCTTATGACAGCTGAGGCTGCCCAAAGATTAGGTGTCACACCCATTGCTAAAGTGGTTGGGTTTGCTGATGGTGAATGTGATCCAATTGACTTCCCCATTGCGCCAGCTGTAGCTATCCCAAAACTTCTTAAACAAACTGGGGTGAAGAAGGATGATGTAGCATTATGGGAGATCAATGAGGCCTTCAGTGTGGTTGCTGTAGCTAACCAGAAACTGTTGGAACTTGATTCTTCTAAAGTCAATGTCCATGGTGGAGCTGTTAGTCTTGGTCATCCTATTGGTATGTCAGGTGCAAGAATTGTTGTTCACTTATGCCATGCTCTGAAAAAAGGAGAGAAGGGTGTAGCGTCTATTTGTAATGGTGGTGGTGGTGCCTCATCTATCATGATTGAAAAATTGtaa
- the LOC142976059 gene encoding exportin-4-like, with the protein MDNSAIQTLEAAAQMLMAPPNMVSSEQRHQAESVFLEFRSTKNPYQLCREILEKSSSDYVLFEAAGLLKSALIREWNLLSESDISSLREYLLTYLLRKEAPPFLREKLLQTIAIIIKRGSIDDGGRERKALLGELEKIILSSTITQQKLACSLILAIMQEYAITVKSADVGLIWEVHFRLKKSFEALDLKRIFRFTVGVLEQIIRSGHRPEGEQALLTKQLLTIVETVLCWSHVSPLLSKRLIGAFEAIYESDTAPALRLSLNWRDTIMQPELLALFFEIHMYVRSNPDLASPSLTCLVQLASLSGAVVSANNPKQQYLENYVNSFLNMMVYIQPVEREMLGISDIYRRLIEFFSPAMISATPPAFLQNLTTLTCHCIRGSVMEEVVNDDTVWRESLNKFLHSWSTLVHETAGYSNETLMNPCIEIFNTYLQCRLAPPDGTRGIENSEEDIKDELEEDERKLHSNILLTIGAIGRKAPAHCCHILFTLLQDRSKRLEGQLHLMHMGKLPVSGGEQLVSLFEDLHWILMITGHFLAIDCTEGEIVMIPPEIIHYSIIKDADVDASLRFLVGESTNTENVDPILKLLGEIFRISAWECAALEAGLGNVFSPELSATISWLLKIWANSYLMPQPSMYSEMSHILEAAFGRSSRGVAWVVSRLAARAGAALQHHAAQPAAATHALQLLTTLAQSQHKQNPLASCEEFLALLRWEATGCNLPGELRKELHRAFAIAATYAEGDVRNRLLSSTAALQEKLMNIINMESDTEPVRNMLADTLDCFIGVTEGVLEVGTMDEQFLMLIGALDKIPGIIFRYHNYPGVVLPALNLLAKSAKRMLHSVQPQNANKFLEICNTTFEVYMRWNSGKISSIPQDAEEEAYEDICALMEVICSIARSGAERDVGERCARGLRILLPLITPPLLALPTLAQHAYRMLRDLDAAGQLTNLPMDDFNMVITALRVGLTAVSCDVSTLCCDTIVGLSNKVRRLGDDNPYSLSLLTLAELLLMLIIKMEIPPDSIPAAGAAIYSLTCVKPALLEGLARQLIEAFAVNDPANVPRLEEAFGVLTNGVLFDGLRAHKLRFQDNFDKFLASVHGFLIVK; encoded by the exons ATGGATAATTCTGCTATACAAACATTGGAGGCGGCAGCTCAGATGCTGATG gcACCACCTAATATGGTGTCATCAGAGCAGCGCCACCAAGCAGAGAGTGTATTCCTTGAATTTCGAAGTACCAAGAATCCTTATCAACTGTGTCGAGAGATACTGGAGAAATCAAGTTCAGACTATGTACTGTTTGAAGCTGCTGGCTTACTTAAATCTGCACTTATAAGGGAATGGAACTTATTGTCTGAAAGTGATATCTCATCTTTGAGAGagtatttacttacttatttactaaGGAAAGAGGCTCCACCATTCCTGAGGGAGAAACTTTTACAG ACTATAGCTATCATAATCAAAAGAGGAAGCATTGATGATGGTGGAAGAGAAAGGAAAGCTTTGCTTGGTGAATTAGAGAAAATAATACTTAGTTCAACAATTACTCAGCAAAAGCTGGCATGCTCACTCATATTGGCTATAATGCAAGAGTATGCAATCACAGTGAAGTCAGCTGATGTAGGCTTGATATGGGAGGTGCACTTTCGTTTAAAGAAGTCCTTTGAAGCATTGGACTTGAAACGGATATTTAGATTTACTGTAGGAGTTTTAGAACAGATTATTAGATCTGGTCACCGGCCAGAAGGAGAGCAAGCATTATTGACTAAACAATTGCTGACCATTGTGGAGACTGTACTGTGTTGGAGTCATGTTTCTCCTCTATTATCAAAGAGGTTAATTGGTGCTTTTGAAGCAATTTATGAGAGTGATACAGCACCAGCATTACGTTTAAGTTTGAATTGGAGGGACACAATAATGCAGCCTGAACTTCTAGCATTATTTTTTGAGATTCACATGTATGTCAGGTCAAATCCTGATTTAGCTAGTCCATCTCTCACATGTTTAGTACAACTGGCCAGTTTAAGTGGTGCAGTGGTTTCGGCTAATAATCCTAAACAGCAGTACCTGGAgaattatgtaaatagtttCTTGAATATGATGGTGTATATTCAGCCTGTTGAGAGGGAGATGCTTGGAATCTCTGATATATACAGAAGATTGATTGAGTTCTTCTCACCAGCTATGATATCTGCTACTCCACCAGCTTTTCTGCAAAATTTGACGACATTAACTTGCCATTGTATTAGGGGATCTGTTATGGAAGAAGTG gtaaatgACGACACAGTATGGCGAGAATCCCTGAATAAATTCCTTCACAGTTGGAGTACACTAGTTCATGAGACTGCAGGCTACTCCAATGAGACATTGATGAATCCATGTATAGAGATATTCAATACTTATCTACAGTGTAGACTGGCCCCACCTGATGGTACAAg AGGTATAGAGAACAGCGAAGAAGACATCAAAGATGAATTAGAAGAAGATGAACGTAAATTACACAGTAATATTCTACTGACTATTGGTGCGATCGGTAGAAAGGCGCCCGCGCATTGCTGCCATATACTCTTTACACTGTTACAAGATAGGAGTAAACG gTTGGAGGGTCAACTGCATTTGATGCACATGGGAAAGCTGCCAGTAAGTGGTGGAGAACAATTGGTCAGCTTGTTTGAAGATCTACACTGGATATTGATGATAACCG GTCATTTTCTTGCCATAGATTGTACGGAAGGTGAGATTGTAATGATTCCTCCAGAGATCATTCACTATAGCATCATAAAGGATGCCGACGTTGATGCTTCACTGAGGTTCCTGGTTGGAGAGAGTACTAATACTGAAAATGTCGATCCTATACTCAA GTTGTTGGGTGAAATTTTCCGCATCAGTGCATGGGAATGTGCGGCTTTAGAGGCTGGCCTCGGGAACGTATTCAGTCCAGAACTTTCTGCGACTATATCGTGGCTACTCAAGATATGGGCCAACTCGTATCTGATGCCGCAACCGTCTATGTATTCGGAG ATGTCGCACATCCTGGAGGCGGCGTTCGGTCGCTCGTCGCGCGGCGTGGCGTGGGTGGTGTCGCGGCTGGCGGCGCGCGCCGGCGCCGCGCTGCAGCACCACGCCGCGCAGCCCGCCGCCGCCACGCACGCGCTGCAGCTGCTCACCACGCTCGCGCAGTCGCAACACAA GCAAAATCCTTTGGCGAGTTGTGAAGAGTTCCTAGCGCTCTTGCGATGGGAGGCGACGGGTTGCAATCTACCAGGAGAACTTAGGAAGGAATTGCATAGAGCATTCGCCATTGCAGCCACTTATGCCGAAG GCGATGTTAGAAACCGCCTGTTATCAAGTACAGCTGCGTTACAAGAGAAGTTAATGAATATAATCAACATGGAGTCGGATACGGAGCCAGTTCGCAATATGTTAGCCGATACGCTCGATTGTTTCATTGGCGTCACTGAAGGAGTTCTCGAG GTTGGAACAATGGACGAACAATTCCTGATGTTAATAGGTGCCTTAGATAAAATACCGGGGATCATATTCAGATACCACAACTACCCGGGCGTGGTGTTGCCAGCGTTGAACTTGCTCGCTAAAAGCGCTAAGAGAATGTTGCATTCTGTACAACCGCAGAACGCTAATAA GTTCCTTGAAATATGTAATACGACATTCGAAGTTTACATGCGATGGAATTCAGGCAAGATATCAAGTATTCCACAGGACGCTGAAGAGGAGGCATATGAG GATATTTGCGCGTTAATGGAAGTAATTTGCAGTATTGCGCGGTCGGGCGCCGAACGTGATGTGGGCGAGCGATGTGCACGTGGCTTGCGTATACTACTACCACTTATTACGCCGCCATTGTTAGCGCTCCCTACATTGGCACAACATGCTTATAGGATGTTGAGGGATTTGGACGCTGCGGGACAA CTCACCAATCTTCCCATGGATGACTTCAACATGGTAATCACAGCGTTACGCGTAGGACTCACAGCCGTATCTTGCGACGTCTCCACCTTATGTTGCGACACTATCGTCGGCCTTTCCAACAAAGTGCGGAGATTAGGCGACGATAACCCATACTCGCTGTCCTTACTGACACTTGCCGAGCTACTCCTAATGCTTATAATTAAGATGGAAATACCGCCCGATTCTATCCCTGCAGCGGGAGCGGCAATATACTCACTAACTTGTGTAAAACCAGCCTTATTAGAAGGCTTAGCGAGACAGCTGATCGAAGCGTTCGCGGTCAACGACCCCGCGAATGTTCCAAGGCTTGAAGAAGCATTCGGAGTTCTCACAAACGGTGTTCTATTCGACGGTCTGAGGGCACACAAGCTTCGTTTCCAAGATAACTTTGATAAGTTCCTAGCGAGTGTACACGGCTTccttattgtaaaataa
- the LOC142975892 gene encoding acetyl-CoA acetyltransferase B, mitochondrial-like isoform X1 produces MLFLKGSRIIAINMRPTNKLFRAMAAYSSKVSLNEVVIASAVRTPMGSFRGSLAPLSASELGAVAIKGAVERAGIPKEEIKEVYIGNVCSASMGQAPARQAVIFAGLPKSTICTTVNKVCASGMKSIMLAAQGLQTGAHDVILAGGMESMSNVPFYLKRGETSYGGMQLIDGIVFDGLTDVYNKFHMGNCAENTAKKLEISRQQQDDFAISSYKRSAAAYEAKAFADELVPVPVPQKRGAAPVMFSEDEEYKRVNFEKFTKLATVFQRDNGTVTAGNASTLNDGAAAMILMTAEAAQRLGVTPIAKVVGFADGECDPIDFPIAPAVAIPKLLKQTGVKKDDVALWEINEAFSVVAVANQKLLELDSSKVNVHGGAVSLGHPIGMSGARIVVHLCHALKKGEKGVASICNGGGGASSIMIEKLSQDSHGPPVLTFYTKDPCGLCDIVMEELEPYKNRLVIKKVDITQKENVRWLRLYRHDIPVLFLNGQFLCMHRLDKNLLEKRLRIIEEEINSKE; encoded by the exons ATGTTATTCTTAAAAGGAAGTAGAATAATTGCCATCAATATGCGCCCCACAAATAAG CTTTTTAGAGCGATGGCGGCGTATTCTTCGAAAGTTTCTCTGAACGAGGTGGTTATAGCATCAGCGGTGCGCACCCCCATGGGATCCTTCAGGGGGAGCTTGGCTCCTTTATCAGCATCGGAACTTGGAGCCGTTGCCATCAAAGGAGCAGTCGAAAGAGCCGGCATTCCTAAGGAGGAAATTAAAGAG gTATACATTGGTAATGTTTGCTCAGCCAGTATGGGCCAGGCACCTGCAAGACAAGCTGTAATATTTGCTGGTTTACCAAAAAGCACAATTTGCACAACAGTAAACAAAGTATGTGCTTCAGGCATGAAGTCAATCATGTTAGCTGCACAAGGCTTGCAAACAGGCGCTCACGATGTAATATTAGCTGGAGGAATGGAATCTATGTCAAATGTGCCTTTCTATTTGAAGAGAGGTGAAACTTCTTATGGCGGCATGCAACTGATTGATGGTATTGTATTTGATGGCCTGACTGACGTCTACAACAAATTCCACATGGGTAACTGTGCTGAGAACACCGCAAAGAAATTAGAAATCTCTAGGCAACAGCAAGATGACTTTGCCATATCTAGTTACAAGAGAAGTGCTGCAGCATATGAAGCTAAGGCCTTTGCTGATGAGCTAGTACCAGTCCCTGTACCGCAGAAGAGAGGTGCTGCACCAGTCATGTTCTCTGAGGATGAGGAATACAAGAGAGTGAACTTTGAGAAGTTTACTAAACTAGCTACTGTTTTCCAAAGAGATAATGGCACAGTGACAGCTGGTAATGCCTCAACTTTGAATGACGGTGCTGCTGCCATGATCCTTATGACAGCTGAGGCTGCCCAAAGATTAGGTGTCACACCCATTGCTAAAGTGGTTGGGTTTGCTGATGGTGAATGTGATCCAATTGACTTCCCCATTGCGCCAGCTGTAGCTATCCCAAAACTTCTTAAACAAACTGGGGTGAAGAAGGATGATGTAGCATTATGGGAGATCAATGAGGCCTTCAGTGTGGTTGCTGTAGCTAACCAGAAACTGTTGGAACTTGATTCTTCTAAAGTCAATGTCCATGGTGGAGCTGTTAGTCTTGGTCATCCTATTGGTATGTCAGGTGCAAGAATTGTTGTTCACTTATGCCATGCTCTGAAAAAAGGAGAGAAGGGTGTAGCGTCTATTTGTAATGGTGGTGGTGGTGCCTCATCTATCATGATTGAAAAATT ATCTCAAGATTCACATGGACCACCAGTGTTAACATTTTACACTAAAGACCCCTGTGGCCTGTGTGATATAGTCATGGAAGAATTAGAACCTTACAAAAATAGGcttgtaattaaaaaagtagATATCACCCAAAAGGAAAATGTAAGATGGCTGAGACTGTATAGACATGATATACCAGTATTATTTCTTAATGGTCAATTTTTATGTATGCATAGACTTGACAAGAATTTGCTGGAAAAACGATTGCGTATTATTGAAGAGGAAATAAACAGTAAAGAGTAA
- the LOC142976163 gene encoding uncharacterized protein LOC142976163: MSAVQPSASFNSSVASAVSSQFDVHEDPDTFKIKNHVKEMLKSRIFLGRYIERRLANKKIGYRDIVLVSAAEVELKKDLLEAQHKLSNITSKSHWIGITETEALGYHSAGVCLWTEIDNQPFGPFWFQIKSLKFRDEEVIVTVKCLRHISDAFIEIEPILTGAVKKVKNTSEKKLENSTASLNETYNDITGTLKSFLSITNVKEFFTFLFAFVIAIFTGSTAFVNFLGNFILALIREMSILVKNSTPMFLGLLDFFSKIVGGFYILLAMLFKQSAPVPSDKRSVAYYERSRRSHHQYDDNQFD, encoded by the coding sequence atGAGTGCTGTGCAACCAAGTGCGTCGTTTAATTCTTCTGTGGCATCTGCAGTATCTTCACAATTCGACGTGCACGAAGATCCGGatacgtttaaaataaagaatcaTGTGAAAGAGATGTTGAAGTCTAGAATATTTTTGGGGCGCTACATCGAAAGAAGACTAGCCAATAAAAAGATTGGATACCGTGATATCGTTCTTGTAAGTGCTGCTGAGGTAGAGTTAAAAAAGGATTTGCTAGAAGCTCAgcataaattaagtaatattactTCCAAGAGCCATTGGATTGGCATCACAGAGACGGAAGCTTTAGGCTATCATTCGGCAGGTGTGTGCCTTTGGACAGAAATAGATAATCAGCCCTTTGGCCCCTTCTGGTTTCAAATAAAGAGTTTGAAATTCAGAGACGAGGAAGTTATTGTGACAGTCAAATGTCTAAGACACATTTCAGATGCATTTATAGAGATAGAACCAATCTTAACCGGAGCTGTGAAGAAAGTCAAGAACACATCTGAGAAGAAATTGGAGAACAGTACTGCATCTCTAAATGAGACTTATAATGATATCACTGGCACATTAAAAAGTTTTCTATCAATTACTAATGTCAAAGAGTTTTTTACATTCCTGTTTGCATTTGTTATTGCTATATTTACTGGAAGCACTGCCTTCGTTAATTTCCTTGGTAACTTTATACTAGCATTAATAAGAGAAATGTCTATTTTGGTTAAAAACTCAACACCAATGTTTCTTGGGTTGCTAGACTTTTTCAGTAAAATTGTTGGTGGTTTTTATATCTTGTTGGCAATGTTGTTTAAGCAGAGTGCCCCTGTTCCATCAGATAAGCGTTCAGTAGCATATTATGAGAGATCGCGTAGAAGTCATCATCAATATGATGACAATCAGTTTGACTAA